A genomic window from Sanguibacter antarcticus includes:
- a CDS encoding TM2 domain-containing protein: MSTPSNENQPDHDKLPPSGQPAWQQDPSGGTQPPAPQGYTGGEQSPYGAGQPYQPGYTGGPQGYGAPQGYQGYPGGPGGPWTQQDPNAKSRMAAGLLGIFLGYFGVHRFYLGHTGIGVVMLLITVISFGTLIWVSAIWGLIEGILYLTDKTGTYSRDASGRPLRD, translated from the coding sequence GTGAGCACCCCCTCGAACGAGAACCAGCCCGACCACGACAAGCTGCCCCCGTCCGGCCAGCCGGCATGGCAGCAGGACCCCTCTGGTGGCACCCAGCCGCCGGCACCTCAGGGGTACACCGGAGGGGAGCAGTCTCCCTACGGTGCTGGGCAGCCGTACCAGCCCGGATACACCGGTGGCCCGCAGGGATACGGAGCCCCGCAGGGTTACCAGGGCTACCCCGGCGGCCCTGGTGGTCCGTGGACGCAGCAGGACCCGAACGCGAAGTCGCGGATGGCTGCTGGCCTTCTCGGCATCTTCCTCGGGTACTTCGGTGTGCACCGGTTCTATCTCGGCCACACCGGCATCGGTGTCGTCATGCTCCTCATCACCGTGATCTCGTTCGGCACCCTCATCTGGGTGAGCGCCATCTGGGGTCTCATCGAAGGCATCCTCTACCTCACGGACAAGACCGGGACCTACTCGCGGGACGCGTCGGGCAGGCCGCTGCGGGACTGA
- the dcd gene encoding dCTP deaminase, with product MLLSDRDIRAELNTGRIHLDPFEPEMVQPSSIDVRLDRYFRLFDNHKYPFIDPAQDQPDLTRLVEAAPGEPFILHPGEFVLGSTYEAVTLPDDVAARLEGKSSLGRLGLLTHSTAGFIDPGFSGHVTLELSNVATLPIKLWPGMKIGQLCFFQLSSPAEHPYGSARYGSRYQGQRGPTASRSSQNFHRTEI from the coding sequence GTGCTCCTCTCCGACCGCGACATCCGCGCTGAACTGAACACCGGCCGCATACACCTCGACCCGTTCGAGCCGGAGATGGTCCAGCCGTCCAGCATCGACGTACGGCTGGACCGGTACTTCCGGTTGTTCGACAACCACAAGTACCCGTTCATCGACCCGGCGCAGGACCAGCCGGACCTCACCCGGCTCGTCGAGGCCGCCCCTGGTGAGCCGTTCATCCTGCACCCGGGAGAGTTCGTCCTCGGCTCGACGTACGAGGCGGTGACTCTTCCCGACGACGTCGCTGCACGCCTCGAGGGCAAGTCGTCGCTCGGCCGGCTCGGGCTCCTGACCCACTCGACGGCAGGGTTCATCGACCCGGGGTTCTCCGGGCACGTGACGCTCGAGCTGAGCAACGTCGCGACCCTGCCGATCAAGCTGTGGCCAGGCATGAAGATCGGCCAGCTCTGCTTCTTCCAGCTCTCGTCCCCTGCCGAGCACCCGTACGGCTCGGCGCGCTACGGGTCGAGATACCAGGGCCAACGCGGCCCGACCGCATCGCGTTCCTCCCAGAACTTCCACCGGACCGAGATCTGA
- a CDS encoding Na+/H+ antiporter subunit A produces the protein MLLLLVAHALVALAAPALVSWWGRRAFLVMALAPAAATVYALSWTDRVVHGDGPAESLSWIPALGVNLSFRMDTLSWLMLLFVGVVGTLVLVYCSAYFAASASGLGRFGGVLVAFAGAMVGLVTADDMMIMFMFWELTTVFSYLLIGHYHDRKASRRSAMQAIIITTAGGLAMLCGIVILGTTSATGYSLSGLLADPPSGTAVTAAAVCLLVGAATKSALVPTHFWLPAAMVAPTPVSAYLHAAAMVKAGVYLVARFAPAYSHLTVWVTIVVVLGCGTLLLGGYRALRQNDLKLVLAFGTVSQLGLIILLVGLGSRSAALAGLAMIGAHALFKAALFLTVGVVDAATGTRDLRRLTGVGRALPTTAVAATLATLSMIGLPPFAGYVAKEAALESLVHDGVLAGPDWVGPLVVAAVVVGSIFTVAYGLRFLWGAFATKRSSPAIPVVGVSAEGATVETAMIDPSTIERQPLLLVGPALALAVLGLVAGLVPGTGESLLSPHADTYPTGEAGHLALWAGLGPAFFLTLVVLGGGVLLFVGRTAVERFQAAMPRVVEADRAYRRFMRGLDDFAADVTAVTQRGSLPFYLGIILIVLVVGPGSVLLTQTTWPESVRMWDTPAQVLPVVVIVVASVLVARSRRRLKAVLLVGFCGYSVALLFLLHGAPDLALTQVLVETVTLVIMVLVLRRLPPYFSNRPLASTRWVRLGIATAVGVVVMCMAVIIPGARIHERVSVAFPEEAYEFGGGKNIVNVTLVDIRAWDTMGEISVLLVAATGVASLVFLRRRGGEIFRAQNVTEETSAGYSSGEGGVSGADGSLARRTELDPHALSAAPRASASSSSSTTLRHRVWLPGGRTLAPLRRSVIFEVITRLLFHSMIVFALFLLFSGHNAPGGGFAAGIVVGIALIVRYLAGGRYELGEALPVQPGVLLGVGLFLSAGVGLFALILGGEVLQSVIVEVTVPVLGHVKLVTSLFFDLGVFLVVLGLVLDILRTLGAEIDRHVDVNVPGSAGDQRDPSDPSDPSDPRDHGADAEVTA, from the coding sequence GTGCTGCTGCTGCTCGTTGCACATGCCCTCGTGGCACTAGCCGCGCCTGCGCTGGTCTCGTGGTGGGGCCGGCGAGCATTCCTCGTCATGGCCCTCGCGCCCGCAGCGGCGACCGTCTACGCGCTCAGCTGGACCGACCGCGTCGTGCACGGCGACGGACCAGCCGAGAGCCTCTCGTGGATCCCCGCCCTCGGGGTGAACCTCTCGTTCCGCATGGACACCCTCTCGTGGCTCATGCTCCTCTTCGTCGGTGTGGTCGGCACGCTCGTCCTCGTGTACTGCTCCGCCTACTTCGCCGCGAGCGCCTCCGGGCTCGGTCGCTTCGGAGGGGTGCTCGTCGCGTTCGCGGGCGCGATGGTCGGTCTCGTCACCGCTGACGACATGATGATCATGTTCATGTTCTGGGAGCTGACGACGGTCTTCTCCTATCTCCTCATCGGGCATTACCACGACCGCAAGGCGAGCCGTCGGTCCGCGATGCAGGCGATCATCATCACGACCGCCGGCGGGCTCGCGATGCTCTGCGGCATCGTCATCCTCGGAACCACGTCCGCGACCGGGTACAGCCTCTCTGGCCTCCTGGCCGACCCGCCGTCCGGGACAGCGGTGACTGCCGCGGCGGTCTGTCTCCTCGTCGGGGCTGCGACGAAGTCGGCCCTCGTGCCGACCCACTTCTGGCTGCCGGCTGCGATGGTCGCCCCCACACCGGTGAGCGCGTACCTGCACGCGGCCGCGATGGTCAAAGCAGGTGTGTACCTCGTCGCCCGGTTCGCTCCGGCGTACTCGCACCTGACCGTCTGGGTGACGATCGTCGTCGTGCTCGGCTGCGGCACCCTCCTGCTCGGCGGGTACCGGGCCCTGCGGCAGAACGACCTCAAGCTGGTCCTCGCGTTCGGCACGGTGTCCCAGCTCGGGCTCATCATCCTGCTCGTCGGGCTCGGCAGCCGCTCGGCGGCGCTCGCCGGTCTCGCGATGATCGGGGCGCACGCCCTGTTCAAGGCGGCGCTGTTCCTCACGGTCGGGGTCGTCGACGCCGCGACCGGTACCCGCGACCTGCGCCGGCTCACCGGCGTGGGGCGGGCTCTTCCCACGACCGCGGTGGCAGCCACCCTCGCGACCCTCTCGATGATCGGTCTGCCGCCGTTCGCGGGCTACGTCGCCAAGGAGGCAGCGCTCGAGTCCCTGGTGCACGACGGGGTCCTCGCCGGGCCGGACTGGGTGGGGCCTCTCGTCGTGGCGGCCGTCGTCGTCGGTTCGATCTTCACGGTCGCGTACGGCCTGCGCTTCCTCTGGGGCGCGTTCGCCACGAAGCGTTCCTCGCCGGCGATCCCGGTCGTGGGAGTGAGCGCCGAGGGCGCGACGGTCGAGACGGCGATGATCGACCCGTCGACCATCGAGCGGCAGCCGCTGCTCCTCGTCGGTCCGGCGCTCGCGCTGGCGGTCCTCGGTCTTGTGGCTGGGCTCGTGCCGGGCACGGGGGAGTCTCTCCTCAGCCCGCACGCTGACACGTACCCCACGGGCGAGGCCGGCCACCTGGCGCTGTGGGCCGGTCTCGGGCCGGCGTTCTTCCTCACGCTCGTCGTCCTCGGTGGCGGCGTGCTCCTCTTCGTCGGCCGCACGGCGGTCGAGCGGTTCCAGGCCGCGATGCCCCGTGTGGTCGAGGCCGACCGGGCCTACCGGCGGTTCATGCGCGGGCTCGACGACTTCGCCGCGGACGTCACCGCCGTCACCCAGCGTGGCTCGCTGCCGTTCTATCTCGGCATCATCCTCATCGTCCTCGTCGTCGGTCCGGGGAGCGTGCTGCTCACCCAGACGACCTGGCCGGAGTCGGTGCGCATGTGGGACACCCCGGCCCAGGTCCTGCCCGTGGTCGTCATCGTCGTCGCGTCCGTCCTCGTCGCCCGCTCACGCCGTCGCCTCAAGGCGGTGCTCCTCGTCGGGTTCTGCGGCTACAGCGTCGCGCTGCTCTTCCTCCTGCACGGCGCCCCGGACCTCGCGCTGACGCAGGTGCTCGTCGAGACGGTGACGCTCGTGATCATGGTGCTCGTGCTGCGTCGCCTCCCGCCGTACTTCTCGAACCGGCCGCTCGCCTCGACCCGGTGGGTGCGGCTGGGCATCGCGACCGCAGTGGGCGTCGTCGTCATGTGCATGGCGGTCATCATCCCGGGCGCGAGGATCCACGAGCGGGTGTCCGTCGCGTTCCCGGAGGAGGCGTACGAGTTCGGTGGCGGGAAGAACATCGTCAACGTCACGCTCGTGGACATCCGTGCGTGGGACACGATGGGCGAGATCTCCGTGCTTCTCGTCGCCGCGACCGGCGTCGCGTCCCTCGTCTTCTTGCGCCGACGTGGCGGCGAGATCTTCCGGGCGCAGAACGTCACCGAGGAGACCTCGGCCGGATACTCCTCAGGAGAGGGCGGGGTCTCCGGAGCCGACGGCAGCCTCGCGCGCCGCACCGAGCTCGACCCGCACGCACTGAGCGCAGCCCCCAGGGCCTCCGCCTCCTCCTCGAGCAGCACGACGCTGCGCCACCGCGTGTGGCTGCCGGGCGGGCGCACGCTCGCGCCGCTGCGCCGCTCGGTGATCTTCGAGGTCATCACCCGGCTGCTCTTCCACTCGATGATCGTCTTCGCGCTCTTCCTGCTGTTCTCGGGCCACAACGCCCCGGGCGGAGGGTTCGCGGCCGGCATCGTCGTCGGGATCGCGCTCATCGTGCGGTATCTCGCCGGGGGCCGCTACGAGCTCGGTGAGGCGCTGCCCGTCCAACCGGGAGTCCTCCTCGGCGTCGGGCTGTTCCTCTCCGCGGGCGTCGGTCTCTTCGCGCTCATCCTCGGCGGCGAGGTGCTCCAGAGCGTCATCGTCGAGGTCACCGTCCCGGTGCTCGGGCACGTCAAGCTCGTCACGTCTCTCTTCTTCGACCTCGGGGTGTTCCTCGTGGTCCTCGGCCTCGTCCTCGACATCCTGCGCACCCTCGGCGCGGAGATCGACCGCCATGTCGACGTCAACGTTCCTGGGTCCGCAGGCGATCAGAGGGACCCCAGCGATCCCAGCGATCCCAGCGATCCCCGCGACCACGGGGCCGACGCGGAGGTGACCGCATGA
- a CDS encoding Na(+)/H(+) antiporter subunit C: MIDMSPSLVLVVAIGALFISGVYLLLERSLTRVLVGFILIGNGVNLLFLVAGGAAGGPPIVGTTASEDMSDPLPQAMVLTAIVITLALTAFVLAMAYRSWQLHGHDEVQDDLEDRRIVRLAAKNAPSFNDLDAQEDTESIDEQAAEARDETGRDDA; encoded by the coding sequence ATGATCGACATGAGCCCCAGCCTCGTCCTCGTCGTCGCGATCGGTGCGCTGTTCATCTCGGGCGTGTACCTGCTGCTCGAGCGGAGCCTCACGCGAGTGCTCGTCGGCTTCATCCTCATCGGCAACGGCGTGAACCTCCTCTTCCTCGTCGCGGGCGGTGCCGCGGGCGGGCCACCGATCGTCGGGACGACCGCGAGCGAGGACATGAGCGACCCGTTGCCGCAGGCGATGGTCCTCACAGCGATCGTCATCACGCTCGCCCTCACTGCGTTCGTCCTCGCGATGGCCTACCGCTCGTGGCAGCTGCACGGGCACGACGAGGTCCAGGACGACCTCGAAGACCGCAGGATCGTGCGCCTCGCGGCAAAGAACGCTCCGTCCTTCAACGACCTCGACGCACAGGAAGACACTGAGAGCATCGACGAGCAAGCAGCAGAGGCCCGCGACGAGACCGGGCGGGACGACGCATGA
- a CDS encoding Na+/H+ antiporter subunit D, which produces MSDFLWLVPLPVVMPLFAAGLTLALYRHPVAQRIISVVALTLMVCAGTALLVLADNGAVVVDIGGWAAPVGIDLVADRVSALMLTVSSTVMLCVLLYSLGQGITDGDEAAPVSIYHPTYLVLAAGVSNAFLAGDLFNLYVGFEILLAASYVLLTLGGTGERIRAGSIYVVVALLSSLIFLVAIALVYAAAGTVNLAQLALRLPELDPGVQLVLQLLLLLAFGIKAAIFPLSAWLPDSYPTAPAPVTAVFAGLLTKVGVYAIIRTQTLLFTDGRLDTLLMWLALATMVIGILGAVAQNDIKRLLSFTLVSHIGYMLFGIALADRAGLGASIFYVTHHITVQTTLFLVVGLVERRGGSTSLERLGGLAKIAPGLAVLFFIPAMSLAGIPPLSGFLGKIGLLQAGVQAGTPLAYTLVVGSVVTSVLTLYAIVKAWNKAFWQTPPEPIPETRLPFSLVGPTTALVGLGLLITVVAGPLYSYTDRAARTLLDTDAYVDAVLRPDGRGSGESADEPSETDGVTESAPGAGETSGGGS; this is translated from the coding sequence ATGAGCGACTTCTTGTGGCTCGTTCCGCTCCCGGTGGTGATGCCGCTGTTCGCCGCGGGGCTGACGCTCGCGCTGTACCGGCACCCGGTGGCTCAGCGCATCATCAGCGTCGTCGCGCTCACCCTCATGGTCTGCGCAGGGACCGCCCTCCTCGTCCTGGCTGACAACGGCGCCGTCGTCGTGGACATCGGCGGCTGGGCCGCCCCGGTCGGCATCGATCTGGTGGCCGACAGGGTGTCTGCTCTCATGCTCACCGTCTCGAGCACCGTGATGCTCTGCGTCCTGCTGTACTCCCTCGGCCAGGGGATCACGGACGGCGACGAGGCCGCGCCCGTCTCGATCTACCACCCGACCTACCTCGTCCTGGCCGCGGGCGTCTCGAACGCCTTCCTCGCGGGCGACCTCTTCAACCTCTACGTCGGCTTCGAGATCCTCCTCGCCGCGAGCTACGTCCTGCTGACGCTCGGCGGGACCGGCGAACGGATCCGGGCAGGGTCCATCTACGTGGTCGTCGCCCTCTTGTCGTCGTTGATCTTCCTCGTGGCGATCGCGCTCGTCTACGCGGCGGCCGGCACGGTGAACCTCGCCCAGCTCGCCCTGCGGCTCCCCGAGCTCGACCCGGGCGTGCAGCTCGTCCTCCAGCTCCTGCTGCTCCTGGCCTTCGGGATCAAGGCGGCGATCTTCCCGCTCTCCGCCTGGCTCCCCGACTCCTACCCGACCGCCCCAGCACCGGTCACGGCCGTCTTCGCCGGCCTGCTCACCAAGGTGGGCGTCTACGCGATCATCCGGACGCAGACGCTGCTGTTCACCGACGGGCGGCTCGACACGCTCCTCATGTGGTTGGCGCTCGCGACGATGGTCATCGGGATCCTCGGCGCGGTCGCCCAGAACGACATCAAGCGTCTCCTGTCCTTCACGCTCGTGAGCCACATCGGCTACATGCTCTTCGGCATCGCGCTCGCGGACCGGGCCGGGCTCGGTGCGTCGATCTTCTACGTCACGCACCACATCACCGTCCAGACGACGCTGTTCCTCGTCGTCGGGCTCGTCGAGCGACGCGGTGGATCGACGTCCCTCGAGCGCCTCGGCGGGCTGGCCAAGATCGCGCCCGGGCTCGCGGTCCTCTTCTTCATCCCGGCGATGAGCCTCGCCGGGATCCCGCCGCTGTCCGGGTTCCTCGGCAAGATCGGGCTGCTCCAGGCGGGCGTCCAGGCCGGGACCCCGCTGGCCTACACGCTCGTGGTCGGCAGCGTCGTGACGTCTGTCCTCACGCTCTACGCGATCGTCAAGGCCTGGAACAAGGCGTTCTGGCAGACGCCGCCCGAGCCCATCCCTGAGACGAGGCTCCCGTTCAGCCTCGTCGGACCGACCACGGCGCTCGTCGGGCTGGGGCTCCTCATCACCGTCGTCGCAGGCCCGCTGTACTCGTACACGGACCGCGCCGCCCGGACGCTGCTCGACACCGACGCGTACGTCGACGCGGTCCTGCGACCCGACGGTCGTGGGTCGGGCGAGTCCGCCGACGAGCCGTCCGAGACGGACGGGGTGACCGAGAGCGCACCCGGTGCCGGCGAGACCTCGGGAGGGGGATCATGA
- a CDS encoding Na+/H+ antiporter subunit E, producing MTIHRRRRSLRAHWPSIVWLTAVWMMLWGEIAWGNLVSGLLVASVVTVAMPLPAIDFHGRLRPLALAHLVVRFAIDLVNASVQVTMEAFRFGRTPRGAVVGVRLRSSSDLYLTLVAELSSLVPGSVVIEANRLTGMLYLHILNLEAYGGVEKVRDDVHALEDRVMRAIASDDELSRAGIARSARARPSSSTLPPTLPPGPQTPVPPTGRTS from the coding sequence ATGACCATCCACCGCCGCCGACGGAGCCTCCGTGCGCACTGGCCCTCCATCGTCTGGCTCACGGCCGTGTGGATGATGCTCTGGGGCGAGATCGCCTGGGGAAACCTCGTGAGCGGTCTCCTCGTCGCGAGCGTCGTGACCGTCGCCATGCCGCTGCCGGCGATCGACTTCCACGGACGGCTGCGCCCGCTCGCTCTCGCGCACCTCGTCGTGCGCTTCGCGATCGACCTCGTGAACGCCTCGGTCCAGGTGACCATGGAAGCCTTCCGGTTCGGCCGCACGCCGCGCGGAGCGGTCGTCGGTGTGCGCCTGCGCAGCTCGTCTGATCTCTACCTCACCCTCGTCGCCGAGCTCAGCTCGCTCGTGCCCGGGTCGGTCGTCATCGAGGCCAACCGGCTCACCGGGATGCTCTACCTGCACATCCTCAACCTCGAGGCGTACGGGGGCGTCGAGAAGGTGCGGGACGACGTCCACGCGCTCGAGGACCGGGTGATGCGCGCCATCGCGTCGGACGACGAGCTCTCCCGGGCCGGGATCGCCCGCTCCGCACGTGCACGACCGTCGTCGAGCACGCTCCCGCCGACGCTCCCGCCCGGCCCGCAGACACCTGTCCCACCGACCGGGAGAACCTCATGA
- a CDS encoding monovalent cation/H+ antiporter complex subunit F — protein MTVVAIVCGALLAGAAILALVRAERGPSMLDRTIALDVFVTAIVGAIVLESALSGRTDTLPILVVLSLVAFVGSVTVARFAAVEPEGEGRVRSVEEVAAEEAALQRETGDES, from the coding sequence ATGACCGTCGTCGCCATCGTGTGCGGCGCACTCCTCGCGGGTGCAGCGATCCTTGCCCTGGTCCGCGCAGAGCGTGGACCGTCGATGCTCGACCGGACGATCGCCCTCGACGTGTTCGTCACGGCGATCGTCGGGGCGATCGTGCTCGAGTCGGCCCTTTCCGGACGGACGGACACGCTCCCGATCCTCGTGGTCCTGTCCCTCGTGGCCTTCGTCGGATCCGTGACCGTCGCGCGCTTCGCCGCTGTCGAGCCTGAGGGCGAAGGGCGCGTCCGGAGCGTCGAGGAGGTCGCGGCGGAAGAAGCGGCCCTCCAGCGCGAGACAGGGGACGAGTCATGA
- the mnhG gene encoding monovalent cation/H(+) antiporter subunit G, translating to MTWTTIADVAAAACLLAGAFLAFAAGVGVVRFPDLLSRMHAGTKPQVLGLILLLTGEALRVRNLQVLGMLVLVAVFQLMTAPVAAHMVGRAGYRTGKVRSDLLVVDELTDDQAASSPAATSPASGAPAAGASVAGAPAGTSPTDESPS from the coding sequence ATGACGTGGACGACGATCGCGGACGTCGCTGCAGCGGCCTGTCTCCTTGCCGGAGCCTTCCTCGCGTTCGCGGCGGGCGTCGGGGTGGTCCGGTTCCCCGACCTGCTCTCCCGGATGCACGCGGGGACGAAGCCGCAGGTCTTGGGGCTCATCTTGCTCCTCACCGGCGAGGCGCTCCGGGTGCGCAACCTCCAGGTCCTCGGCATGCTCGTGCTCGTCGCCGTCTTCCAGCTCATGACGGCGCCGGTGGCGGCGCACATGGTGGGCCGTGCGGGCTACCGGACCGGCAAGGTCCGCTCAGACCTGCTCGTCGTCGACGAGCTCACCGACGACCAGGCCGCGAGCAGTCCTGCCGCGACCAGTCCCGCCTCGGGAGCCCCTGCCGCAGGAGCCTCTGTCGCGGGCGCTCCTGCGGGGACTTCTCCCACGGACGAGAGTCCCTCTTGA
- a CDS encoding CAP domain-containing protein, whose amino-acid sequence MTKLFDDVGRRLWPAWMLLVRSVAAGVFGLAIALTVAVLVVGPETRDEWRALPARVASGEVRIPVVGGLLGDGGAVTAEAASDDDLEARAAAAASRSGALRTDGLARRLNPFAVRDSGAFVAAGDAAEPTAVPSETPEPEAAAPTVEPEPEPEPEPEVETEAAAPPSAEPEPEATTPSVAAPAETPTTAPSTSTSNGLSTEGAEVLRLVNVQRVENGCSELRLDSQLTSGAQLHSEDMYANDYMSHTSLDGRTPSDRAAATGYSSYGGENVAKGYRSAAAVMDGWMNSPGHRANILNCSFVAIGVGVEVDAWTQVFGYA is encoded by the coding sequence ATGACGAAGCTGTTCGACGATGTCGGCCGTCGTCTCTGGCCGGCGTGGATGCTTCTCGTGCGCAGCGTCGCCGCCGGAGTGTTCGGCCTGGCGATCGCGTTGACGGTCGCCGTCCTCGTCGTCGGTCCTGAGACGAGGGACGAGTGGCGTGCGCTCCCGGCCCGTGTCGCGAGCGGTGAAGTTCGCATCCCCGTCGTCGGAGGTCTCCTGGGTGACGGCGGCGCGGTGACGGCTGAGGCCGCGTCCGACGACGACCTCGAGGCCCGCGCAGCAGCAGCAGCGTCCCGGAGCGGTGCCCTGCGCACGGACGGGCTCGCCCGGCGTCTCAACCCCTTCGCGGTCCGAGACTCCGGAGCCTTCGTGGCCGCGGGCGATGCGGCCGAGCCGACGGCCGTCCCCTCGGAGACCCCCGAGCCCGAGGCTGCCGCACCGACCGTGGAACCTGAGCCCGAGCCGGAGCCAGAACCTGAGGTGGAGACCGAGGCTGCCGCGCCCCCGAGCGCTGAGCCCGAACCTGAGGCGACCACGCCGTCCGTCGCGGCTCCCGCCGAGACGCCGACGACTGCTCCGAGCACGAGCACGAGCAACGGCCTGAGCACCGAAGGCGCCGAGGTCCTGCGGCTCGTGAACGTCCAGCGTGTCGAGAACGGGTGCTCCGAGCTCCGTCTGGACTCCCAGCTCACCTCTGGTGCGCAGCTGCACAGCGAGGACATGTACGCGAACGACTACATGTCTCACACGAGCCTGGACGGACGGACCCCGTCTGACCGAGCGGCCGCGACGGGGTACAGCTCGTACGGAGGCGAGAACGTCGCCAAGGGGTACCGCTCCGCTGCGGCCGTGATGGACGGGTGGATGAACAGCCCCGGGCACCGCGCCAACATCCTCAACTGCTCGTTCGTCGCGATCGGTGTCGGTGTCGAGGTCGACGCCTGGACGCAGGTGTTCGGCTACGCCTGA